In Planctomycetaceae bacterium, the following are encoded in one genomic region:
- the dapA gene encoding 4-hydroxy-tetrahydrodipicolinate synthase: protein MARMKLEGSMTALVTPFAGGEVDYAALGRIIDAQIAGGTQGLVPCGTTGESPTLNYAEHDRVIEFTVERTAGRVPVIAGTGSNSTAEALELTAHAKKAGADACLIVNPYYNKPTQGGMIEHVKRLAEIDLPIVLYNIPGRAGIELSAETVVRMYREIPQVVAVKEATGKLDMASAIAAECDITILSGDDSLTLPIGSVGGRGVISVLANLLPAEVRKLCDLMLAGDMAGAAAQHLKLFPLFRGIFMETNPIPIKAAMAMAGMIRNELRLPMTPLSEKLRPELAKLLAPFGIG, encoded by the coding sequence ATGGCGCGGATGAAACTTGAAGGATCGATGACGGCGTTAGTGACGCCCTTTGCCGGCGGCGAGGTCGACTACGCGGCGCTGGGCAGGATCATTGATGCGCAGATTGCCGGCGGCACGCAGGGGCTCGTGCCCTGCGGCACCACGGGCGAATCGCCCACGCTCAACTACGCCGAGCACGACCGGGTGATCGAGTTCACCGTCGAACGCACTGCAGGGCGCGTGCCGGTCATCGCCGGCACGGGCAGCAACTCCACCGCCGAGGCCCTCGAACTGACCGCTCACGCCAAGAAGGCCGGGGCCGACGCCTGCCTGATCGTCAACCCCTACTACAACAAGCCCACCCAGGGCGGCATGATCGAGCACGTCAAGCGATTGGCTGAGATCGACCTGCCCATCGTGCTGTATAACATCCCGGGGCGCGCCGGCATCGAGCTGTCCGCCGAGACCGTCGTGCGCATGTACCGCGAGATTCCGCAGGTGGTGGCCGTCAAGGAAGCCACCGGCAAGCTCGACATGGCCAGCGCCATCGCCGCCGAGTGCGACATCACCATCCTCAGCGGCGACGACTCCCTGACGCTGCCCATCGGCTCGGTCGGCGGGCGGGGCGTCATCAGCGTGCTGGCCAACCTGCTGCCCGCCGAAGTGCGCAAGCTCTGCGACCTGATGCTTGCCGGCGACATGGCCGGCGCCGCCGCGCAGCACCTCAAGCTCTTTCCGCTGTTTCGCGGGATCTTCATGGAGACCAATCCCATCCCGATCAAGGCGGCGATGGCAATGGCTGGCATGATCCGGAACGAATTGCGCCTGCCGATGACGCCGCTGTCGGAAAAGCTGCGCCCGGAGCTGGCGAAACTGCTGGCGCCCTTTGGGATAGGTTGA
- a CDS encoding isocitrate/isopropylmalate dehydrogenase family protein: MAAHKVALIMGDGVGPELAEAARKCVDAALVCTSGAGSIAWTVCQAGVDIMATAGTPMPAETIEAVRASDATLKAPITTPIGTGFRSVNVLLRQTLDLYACVRPCKSYKGVRSRYENIDLVIVRENCEDLYAGVEFERGLPATAELIDQINRLATDRKIKTGKDSTGISIKPISVENTRRIVKYAFDYARANGRKKVTAIHKANIMKYTDGLFKAVAEEVAAGYSDVQFDQCLVDNMCMQLVQKPELYDVLVLPNLYGDILSDLCAGLVGGLGVAPGANIGTTSAVFEATHGSAPKYKGLNKVNPTALILSGMLMLRHLGEKAAAERLEKATAAVIAEGKSVTYDMKPQRTDPTAVGTSEMADAIVAAMK; the protein is encoded by the coding sequence ATGGCTGCACACAAAGTTGCGTTGATCATGGGGGATGGCGTGGGGCCCGAACTGGCCGAGGCGGCGCGGAAGTGCGTCGACGCGGCGCTGGTCTGCACCAGCGGCGCCGGCTCGATCGCCTGGACCGTCTGTCAGGCGGGAGTCGATATCATGGCCACCGCCGGCACGCCCATGCCGGCCGAAACCATCGAAGCGGTCCGCGCCAGCGATGCGACGCTCAAGGCCCCGATCACCACGCCCATCGGCACGGGCTTCCGCTCCGTCAACGTGCTGCTGCGCCAGACGCTGGATCTCTACGCCTGCGTTCGCCCGTGCAAGAGCTACAAGGGCGTCCGCAGCCGCTATGAAAATATCGATCTGGTGATCGTGCGCGAGAACTGCGAAGACCTGTACGCCGGCGTCGAGTTCGAGCGCGGGCTGCCCGCTACCGCCGAGCTGATCGACCAGATCAACCGCTTGGCGACCGACCGAAAGATCAAAACCGGCAAGGATAGCACCGGCATCTCGATCAAGCCCATCAGCGTCGAGAACACGCGGCGGATCGTGAAATATGCCTTTGATTACGCCCGCGCCAACGGCCGCAAGAAGGTCACCGCCATCCACAAGGCCAACATCATGAAGTACACCGACGGGCTGTTCAAAGCCGTCGCCGAAGAAGTGGCCGCCGGATACAGCGACGTGCAGTTCGATCAGTGCCTCGTCGACAACATGTGCATGCAGCTCGTGCAGAAGCCCGAGCTCTACGACGTGCTCGTGCTGCCGAACCTCTACGGCGACATCCTCTCGGACCTGTGCGCGGGCCTGGTGGGCGGCCTGGGCGTGGCGCCCGGGGCCAACATTGGCACGACCAGCGCGGTTTTCGAGGCCACCCACGGCTCGGCCCCCAAGTACAAGGGGCTCAACAAGGTCAACCCTACGGCCCTGATCCTCTCGGGCATGCTGATGCTGCGGCACCTGGGCGAAAAGGCCGCCGCCGAGCGGCTGGAGAAAGCCACCGCCGCCGTCATCGCCGAGGGCAAGAGCGTCACCTACGACATGAAGCCCCAGCGCACTGACCCGACCGCCGTGGGCACCAGCGAAATGGCAGACGCCATCGTCGCGGCGATGAAGTAA
- a CDS encoding DUF5989 family protein: MNDFASQADAPAPGFFAEFLDFLLHNKKWWLAPIIIVLLLVALLIVISGSSAVAPFIYTLF, translated from the coding sequence TTGAACGATTTCGCCTCGCAGGCAGACGCGCCCGCCCCCGGTTTCTTCGCCGAGTTCCTGGACTTCCTCCTGCACAACAAGAAATGGTGGTTGGCGCCGATCATCATCGTCCTGCTGCTGGTGGCGCTGCTGATCGTCATCAGCGGCTCATCCGCCGTTGCGCCGTTCATCTATACGCTGTTCTAA
- a CDS encoding FAD-dependent oxidoreductase → MNSMITLTIDNQEVSVDEGATVLDAARALGIEIPTLCHWGGCTPQTSCMVCLVKVEGMSRMLPSCATPAAEGMRVQSQTSEVIEARRTALELLLAEHLGDCLAPCQLASAHRVHIPQLLRQVMAGDMNAAIKTLTAEVALPAILTRIEDEPAEKACRRMYQDAAVAIGAIERHVADANLAAGPRVPQCAAATGKRVAVIGAGVAGLSAAYFLQRSGHACTLFDRGDWPGGKLRGVPEDLLHPHVAAKEIGVIAKMGVVFEMKTAIGSQRPLAELAREYDAVVVAAGESFSDNAAAPNIFRAGAAHRPGMSALRAAADGKDAASRVDQFLNGRDVTGLDKPFSTRMGRPTEDDVKVFMHAVSPARRWTDTGDRSVLTDEQAAAEAARCMHCDCRKADNCRLRDWSDALDAAVNRYHLPRPPFAQDLRHADVIYEAGKCIKCGLCVAICQQDGEPLGLSITGRGFNVEIAVPFDKPLSDAFTNAAQACIEACPTGALAFKE, encoded by the coding sequence ATGAATAGCATGATTACGCTGACTATCGACAACCAGGAAGTCTCAGTCGACGAGGGCGCGACGGTGCTTGATGCGGCCCGGGCGCTCGGGATCGAGATTCCCACGCTGTGCCACTGGGGCGGCTGCACGCCGCAGACGTCGTGCATGGTCTGTCTGGTGAAGGTCGAGGGGATGTCGCGGATGCTGCCCTCGTGTGCGACGCCGGCCGCTGAAGGCATGCGCGTGCAGAGTCAGACGAGCGAGGTGATCGAGGCGCGCCGCACAGCCCTGGAACTGCTGCTGGCCGAGCACCTGGGCGACTGCCTGGCCCCGTGCCAGCTCGCCAGCGCCCACCGCGTACACATCCCGCAACTGCTGCGACAGGTGATGGCCGGCGACATGAACGCCGCCATCAAGACGCTCACCGCCGAAGTAGCCCTGCCGGCCATCCTGACCCGCATCGAGGACGAACCGGCCGAAAAAGCATGCCGCCGCATGTACCAAGATGCCGCCGTCGCCATCGGCGCCATCGAACGCCACGTGGCCGACGCGAACCTCGCCGCCGGTCCGCGCGTCCCGCAATGCGCGGCCGCGACGGGCAAACGAGTGGCCGTCATCGGCGCCGGCGTGGCCGGCCTGTCGGCGGCATACTTTCTGCAGCGGTCCGGACACGCATGCACGCTCTTCGATCGCGGCGATTGGCCCGGCGGCAAGCTGCGCGGCGTGCCGGAGGATCTGCTGCATCCGCACGTGGCGGCCAAGGAGATCGGCGTCATCGCAAAGATGGGCGTGGTCTTCGAGATGAAGACGGCGATCGGTTCCCAGCGGCCTCTGGCGGAACTGGCCCGTGAGTATGACGCCGTTGTTGTGGCCGCGGGCGAGTCCTTCAGCGACAATGCCGCGGCGCCCAACATCTTCCGAGCCGGGGCCGCCCACCGACCCGGCATGTCCGCTCTGAGGGCCGCTGCCGACGGAAAAGACGCCGCCTCGCGCGTGGATCAGTTCCTCAACGGACGCGACGTTACCGGCCTGGACAAACCGTTCTCGACCCGGATGGGCCGCCCGACCGAAGACGACGTAAAGGTGTTCATGCATGCGGTCAGCCCCGCCAGACGATGGACCGACACCGGCGACCGCAGCGTTCTGACCGACGAGCAGGCCGCCGCCGAAGCCGCCCGCTGCATGCACTGCGACTGCCGCAAGGCCGACAACTGCCGCCTGCGCGACTGGTCCGACGCCCTCGACGCCGCAGTCAACCGCTACCACCTGCCCCGCCCGCCGTTCGCGCAGGACCTGCGCCACGCCGATGTGATCTACGAAGCCGGCAAGTGCATCAAGTGCGGCCTGTGCGTAGCGATCTGCCAGCAAGACGGCGAACCGCTGGGCCTGAGCATCACCGGCCGCGGGTTCAACGTGGAAATCGCCGTCCCCTTCGACAAGCCCCTCAGCGACGCCTTCACCAATGCCGCCCAAGCCTGCATAGAAGCCTGCCCTACAGGCGCGCTGGCGTTCAAAGAATAG
- a CDS encoding NAD(P)H-dependent oxidoreductase subunit E translates to MTESDVKYVNDLIVRHGRQREALIPILQELQDRYRYLPSAAMEYLVEQTEITAADVAGVSTFYKRFRHQEAGRHTIAVCHGTACHIKGAGLVTEALRKILGIADGSDTDPQGLFTLDKVSCLGCCTLAPVVKIDDVIYGHQSPETVAAMLGDFLSQADQPAPSPRRGKGAAPRGEVRIGMGSCCQARGSAKVLAAVEDAVAGSGAAAAVKRVGCVGMCHQTPLLEIVRQGKPAALYACVQPEDAAAIVLRHFAPHGAANRLRTAATAMLDRLLTDEAARPLTRYSLNARDAQVSDFLGPQMHLATEHGGQVDPLDLDEYLSTGGFDALKRCLGQLSPAQIVDTIARSGLRGRGGAGFPTGRKWAAVASGDGPRYLVCNCDEGDPGAFMDRMLLESSPYRIIEGAMIAARAVGAAEGIFYIRHEYPLAVMRLSHAIDTCRRRGLLGKNIFAGDFSLDLRIVEGGGAFVCGEETALIASLEGRRGMPRLRPPYPSRQGLHGRPTLVNNVETMALVPWIIRNGAEAFAAIGTDASKGTKVFALAGKVARGGLIEVPMGATIGQIVNEIGGGVLPGRTLKAVQIGGPSGGCLPAEHLDTPIDFEALTHAGAIMGSGGLVVLDDEDCMVDIARFFLDFTQHESCGKCTFCRVGTRAMLDILEGLCQGRAVAADLARLEELAHQVKAGSLCALGGTAPNPVLTTLRYFRHEYEAHVAGRCPAGVCKALIAYAINDKCIGCTRCAQHCPVGAIEAHPYRRHEIDKQKCIRCGTCKGVCPVGAVEIR, encoded by the coding sequence ATGACCGAGTCGGATGTGAAATACGTTAATGACTTGATCGTACGCCACGGGCGGCAGCGCGAGGCGCTTATCCCTATTCTGCAGGAGTTGCAGGATCGCTATCGCTATCTGCCTTCGGCGGCGATGGAATATCTCGTCGAGCAGACGGAGATCACGGCCGCGGATGTCGCGGGCGTGTCCACCTTCTACAAGCGGTTCCGTCATCAGGAGGCCGGGCGGCACACCATTGCCGTCTGCCACGGGACCGCCTGCCACATCAAGGGAGCGGGCCTGGTAACCGAGGCGCTGCGCAAGATTCTGGGCATCGCCGACGGCAGCGACACCGATCCGCAAGGCCTCTTCACGCTGGACAAGGTCTCGTGCCTGGGCTGCTGCACGCTGGCGCCGGTGGTGAAGATCGACGACGTGATCTACGGCCATCAGAGTCCCGAGACGGTGGCGGCGATGCTGGGCGATTTTCTCAGCCAGGCCGATCAGCCGGCGCCATCGCCCCGGCGGGGCAAGGGCGCAGCGCCGCGAGGCGAGGTGCGCATCGGCATGGGTTCGTGCTGCCAGGCCCGCGGCAGCGCCAAGGTGCTGGCGGCTGTCGAAGACGCCGTCGCCGGCTCGGGCGCCGCGGCGGCAGTTAAACGCGTCGGGTGCGTGGGCATGTGCCACCAGACCCCGCTGTTGGAGATTGTCCGCCAGGGAAAGCCCGCCGCCCTCTACGCCTGCGTGCAACCCGAGGACGCCGCGGCGATCGTGCTGAGGCACTTCGCTCCGCACGGGGCGGCCAATCGCCTGCGCACCGCCGCGACGGCGATGCTCGATCGCCTCCTTACCGACGAGGCGGCCCGTCCGCTGACGCGCTACTCGCTCAACGCCCGCGACGCCCAAGTGTCGGACTTCCTGGGCCCTCAGATGCATCTGGCCACCGAGCACGGCGGGCAGGTCGACCCGCTGGATCTCGATGAATACCTCAGCACCGGCGGGTTCGACGCGCTGAAGCGATGCCTGGGCCAACTATCGCCGGCGCAGATCGTCGATACGATCGCTCGCAGCGGTCTGCGCGGTCGCGGCGGGGCGGGCTTCCCGACCGGTCGCAAGTGGGCGGCCGTTGCGTCAGGCGACGGCCCGCGATACCTCGTCTGCAATTGCGACGAGGGCGACCCGGGCGCCTTCATGGACCGCATGCTGCTGGAGAGCAGCCCCTATCGGATCATTGAGGGCGCAATGATCGCCGCCCGCGCCGTGGGCGCTGCGGAAGGCATTTTTTACATCCGTCACGAATACCCGCTTGCGGTGATGCGTCTTTCGCACGCGATTGATACATGTCGCCGGCGCGGCCTGCTGGGCAAGAACATTTTCGCCGGCGACTTCTCGCTGGACCTGCGCATCGTCGAAGGCGGCGGAGCGTTCGTCTGCGGCGAGGAGACCGCCCTGATCGCCTCGCTGGAAGGCCGCCGCGGCATGCCGCGCCTCCGCCCGCCCTATCCCAGCCGCCAGGGCCTGCACGGGCGCCCGACGCTGGTCAACAACGTTGAGACCATGGCCCTGGTGCCCTGGATCATCCGCAACGGCGCCGAGGCGTTCGCCGCCATCGGCACCGACGCCAGCAAGGGCACCAAGGTCTTCGCCCTGGCGGGCAAGGTTGCCCGCGGCGGACTCATCGAAGTGCCCATGGGCGCGACCATCGGCCAGATCGTCAACGAGATCGGCGGCGGCGTGCTGCCGGGGCGCACGCTCAAGGCCGTGCAGATCGGCGGGCCCAGCGGCGGCTGCCTGCCCGCCGAACACCTCGACACGCCCATCGACTTCGAGGCCCTGACGCACGCCGGGGCCATCATGGGCTCGGGCGGCCTGGTCGTGCTCGACGACGAAGACTGCATGGTCGACATCGCGCGGTTCTTCCTGGACTTCACGCAGCACGAATCATGCGGCAAGTGTACGTTCTGCCGCGTCGGCACGCGGGCGATGCTGGATATTCTCGAAGGCCTCTGTCAAGGCCGCGCCGTCGCCGCCGACCTGGCACGCCTGGAAGAACTGGCACACCAGGTCAAAGCCGGCAGCCTCTGCGCCCTGGGCGGCACCGCCCCCAACCCGGTGCTGACGACGCTGCGGTACTTCCGCCATGAGTACGAAGCCCACGTGGCCGGCCGCTGCCCCGCCGGCGTGTGCAAGGCGCTGATCGCCTACGCGATCAACGACAAGTGCATCGGCTGCACGCGCTGCGCCCAGCACTGTCCGGTGGGCGCCATCGAGGCGCACCCGTACCGCCGCCACGAGATCGACAAGCAGAAGTGCATCCGCTGCGGCACGTGCAAGGGCGTCTGCCCCGTCGGCGCTGTTGAAATCCGTTAA
- a CDS encoding PQQ-binding-like beta-propeller repeat protein, with protein sequence MTDPRTLWHPGAARLWLRAATLSAMIAAAMAALVAVLLAVNHAYLRLADPLDSPQMTQIKTQLAVAPKDVSLRRQLSDLDSRLRQDYFTRRDMQTRGLWVLAATVALFVASTRLVVLCRRRLPHPAAHAPPPAPRSSLGRWALAGCTLMLAGAAVLAGWTTAPPAPPAPTWPAPAELAANWPAFRGFDGSGIGPAAGSSTSFDARSGKGVLWKTPLPLPGHSSPVAWGDRVFLTGGTADKREVYCIAADDGRMLWVGTVGEIPGREPPPTEILEDTGWAAPTPVTDGKFVVAVFPNGDLVCYSVEGKPAWAVNLGTPRNGYGHASSLAMYRNLVLVQYDQGGESDGRSSLLAFDIATGRQAYRRPRGVGQSWTSPIVIATNAGDQLITCSNPWVIAYQPATGTELWRVKCLEGDGGPSAAFAGGLVLAANESSMLAAIRPDGQGDVTASRITWKYDEAHHLPNICSPVADAKRAYLLTTEGMLTCLSMADGRKLWEHNLGEKCIASPTLAGGLLYVITEKGVVHMLAQADEYRPVEKADLGEPCQTCPAFVGGRMFIRTQKHLLAVGKN encoded by the coding sequence ATGACCGACCCCCGCACACTCTGGCACCCCGGAGCGGCCAGGCTCTGGCTGCGCGCCGCGACCCTCTCGGCGATGATCGCGGCGGCTATGGCCGCGCTCGTTGCGGTGCTGCTGGCGGTCAATCACGCGTATCTGCGACTGGCCGACCCGCTCGACAGCCCCCAGATGACGCAGATCAAAACGCAGTTGGCCGTCGCGCCAAAGGACGTCTCGCTCCGCCGCCAGCTTAGCGATCTGGACAGCCGACTCCGCCAGGATTACTTCACCCGGCGAGACATGCAGACGCGTGGGCTGTGGGTCCTTGCAGCGACCGTCGCCCTCTTTGTGGCCTCTACGCGATTGGTGGTGCTCTGCCGGCGGCGCCTGCCCCACCCGGCCGCACACGCCCCGCCACCGGCGCCTCGCTCGTCATTGGGACGCTGGGCCCTGGCCGGTTGCACGCTGATGCTGGCCGGGGCAGCCGTGCTGGCGGGATGGACCACCGCCCCGCCGGCGCCGCCAGCCCCGACGTGGCCTGCCCCAGCCGAGCTTGCAGCTAATTGGCCCGCCTTTCGCGGGTTCGACGGATCGGGCATCGGTCCCGCCGCCGGTTCATCAACGAGCTTCGACGCCCGCAGCGGCAAAGGCGTGCTGTGGAAAACGCCCCTGCCTCTGCCCGGGCACAGCTCGCCCGTGGCCTGGGGCGACCGCGTCTTCCTGACCGGCGGCACGGCCGACAAACGCGAGGTGTATTGCATCGCCGCCGACGATGGGCGGATGCTGTGGGTCGGGACCGTCGGCGAGATCCCTGGACGCGAGCCCCCGCCGACGGAAATTCTCGAAGACACCGGCTGGGCCGCCCCCACCCCGGTGACAGACGGAAAGTTTGTTGTCGCGGTCTTCCCCAACGGCGACCTCGTCTGCTACAGCGTCGAGGGCAAGCCCGCCTGGGCAGTTAATCTCGGCACGCCGCGGAACGGGTACGGCCACGCCAGTTCGCTGGCGATGTACCGAAACCTCGTGCTGGTTCAATACGACCAAGGCGGCGAGAGCGACGGTCGCAGTTCGCTGTTGGCCTTCGATATCGCCACCGGTCGGCAGGCGTACCGTCGCCCGCGCGGCGTCGGGCAGTCGTGGACGTCGCCGATTGTGATCGCGACGAATGCGGGTGATCAGCTTATCACGTGCTCGAACCCGTGGGTGATCGCGTACCAGCCCGCCACCGGCACAGAGCTGTGGCGAGTCAAATGTCTCGAGGGCGACGGCGGACCCTCGGCCGCCTTCGCCGGCGGGCTCGTGCTGGCTGCCAACGAAAGCAGCATGCTCGCGGCGATACGCCCTGACGGGCAGGGCGACGTGACGGCTTCCAGGATCACCTGGAAGTACGACGAAGCCCACCACCTGCCGAACATCTGCAGCCCCGTCGCCGACGCCAAGCGGGCCTACCTGTTGACGACCGAAGGCATGCTGACGTGCCTGAGCATGGCCGACGGCCGGAAGCTGTGGGAACACAACCTGGGCGAAAAGTGCATCGCCTCGCCGACGCTTGCCGGCGGACTGCTGTACGTGATCACCGAAAAAGGCGTGGTACACATGCTGGCGCAGGCGGACGAATACCGACCGGTTGAAAAAGCCGATCTCGGCGAGCCCTGCCAGACCTGCCCGGCCTTCGTCGGTGGGCGAATGTTTATCCGCACCCAGAAGCATTTGCTGGCGGTGGGAAAGAATTGA
- a CDS encoding 4Fe-4S binding protein — MKRSLPTIALVLVLTAAALGAERFPPPEFTNHVLPTTTTPAPRSVVADMVYIGALAVALALAALFVHVLRSRVAIVVLAIVSLGYFGWFYGGCLCPVGAVQNVAQALGGGAVLPVLVVVVFLLPLIVAIFVGRAFCAGVCPLGAIQDLVVIHPLRVPSWLDGSLRLLPYAYLGLAVLAAATGSAYLICEYDPFLGLFRLAGPLTIVIAGLSLLAIGTIIARPYCRWLCPYGLMLSWASRFSQRRVKIAPTQCVNCRLCEDACPVGAIQTPNSGRPVPRHQGRGALAATLVLLPVLVAAGAWGGKLLAPTLARLDATVRLAEQLDAEASGAAAGTTEASDAFRATARPVKDLQKDAAALREKFLLGSTLLGAFMGLTVGGKLVSLCRRTTRTTYEADKALCLACGRCLKYCPVGRGAAETALGGAAT, encoded by the coding sequence GTGAAGCGTTCGCTGCCGACGATTGCGTTGGTGCTGGTCCTTACGGCTGCGGCGCTGGGCGCCGAGCGGTTCCCGCCGCCGGAGTTCACCAACCACGTTCTGCCCACAACCACTACCCCCGCGCCGCGCAGCGTGGTGGCAGACATGGTCTACATCGGCGCCTTGGCGGTCGCACTGGCATTGGCGGCGCTGTTCGTTCACGTCCTGCGCAGCCGCGTCGCGATCGTCGTGCTGGCGATCGTGTCGCTGGGGTATTTCGGCTGGTTTTACGGCGGGTGCCTCTGCCCCGTCGGAGCGGTGCAGAACGTCGCACAAGCGCTGGGCGGGGGGGCGGTCCTGCCCGTGCTGGTCGTGGTCGTCTTCCTGCTGCCGCTGATCGTGGCGATCTTCGTCGGACGCGCCTTCTGCGCCGGCGTGTGCCCCCTGGGCGCCATCCAGGACCTGGTGGTAATCCATCCGCTTCGCGTCCCCTCGTGGCTCGATGGCTCGCTGCGCCTGCTGCCCTACGCGTACCTGGGCCTTGCGGTGCTGGCGGCCGCCACCGGCAGCGCGTACCTGATCTGCGAATACGACCCGTTCCTGGGTCTGTTCCGCCTGGCCGGGCCCCTGACGATCGTCATCGCGGGCCTGTCGCTTCTGGCCATCGGCACGATCATCGCCCGCCCGTACTGCCGCTGGCTTTGCCCCTATGGGTTGATGCTGAGTTGGGCGTCGCGATTCAGCCAGCGCCGCGTGAAGATCGCTCCTACGCAATGCGTCAACTGCCGCCTGTGCGAAGACGCTTGCCCCGTCGGGGCAATCCAAACGCCCAACAGCGGTCGCCCCGTCCCGCGACATCAGGGCCGCGGCGCGCTGGCAGCCACGCTCGTGCTGCTGCCCGTGCTCGTCGCCGCCGGCGCCTGGGGCGGTAAGCTATTGGCCCCAACGCTGGCGCGTCTCGATGCCACCGTGCGCCTGGCCGAACAGCTTGACGCCGAGGCCTCCGGCGCCGCGGCCGGCACGACCGAAGCCAGCGACGCCTTCCGGGCGACTGCACGCCCGGTCAAGGACCTGCAAAAAGACGCCGCCGCTCTGCGGGAAAAGTTCCTGCTGGGCTCGACGCTCCTGGGCGCGTTCATGGGGTTGACTGTCGGCGGCAAGCTCGTGAGCCTCTGTCGCCGCACAACCCGCACCACCTATGAAGCCGACAAGGCACTGTGCCTCGCGTGCGGACGCTGCCTGAAGTACTGCCCTGTCGGGCGCGGCGCTGCCGAGACGGCGCTGGGAGGCGCCGCGACATGA
- a CDS encoding 4Fe-4S binding protein, translated as MSAPSGRQPTRRGALGMIVRIAGAVGLGAAVASIGRWAGGPAAASTTAQREVWQLDPHKCIQCGRCATACVLTPSAVKCVHAYAMCGYCELCTGYFPPDPYDLTTAAENQLCPTGAIQRSYIEDPYYEYIIDEKLCIGCGKCVKGCAAFGNGSLFMQVRHDLCLNCNQCAIAAACPAGAYRRVSAAHPYLLKDRSENAKESPQ; from the coding sequence GTGAGTGCCCCTTCCGGAAGGCAGCCCACCCGCCGCGGCGCGCTGGGCATGATCGTGCGCATCGCCGGCGCCGTCGGGCTGGGGGCGGCCGTGGCGTCGATCGGGCGTTGGGCCGGCGGCCCGGCCGCCGCATCGACCACGGCCCAGCGCGAGGTCTGGCAGCTCGACCCACACAAGTGCATCCAGTGCGGGCGGTGCGCCACTGCCTGCGTGCTGACGCCCTCTGCCGTCAAGTGCGTACACGCCTACGCGATGTGCGGCTACTGCGAACTATGCACCGGGTACTTCCCGCCCGATCCGTACGATCTCACCACGGCCGCCGAAAACCAGCTCTGCCCCACCGGGGCCATCCAGCGCAGCTACATCGAAGATCCTTATTACGAGTACATCATCGACGAGAAGCTCTGCATCGGCTGCGGCAAGTGCGTCAAGGGTTGCGCGGCCTTCGGCAACGGGTCGCTGTTCATGCAGGTGCGCCACGACCTGTGCCTCAACTGCAACCAGTGCGCCATCGCCGCCGCCTGCCCGGCCGGCGCCTACCGCCGCGTCAGCGCCGCACACCCGTACCTGCTCAAGGATCGCTCCGAGAACGCAAAGGAGTCGCCCCAGTGA